Within the Bacillus sp. FSL K6-3431 genome, the region GATACATCAATCCCCGGCACTAGTGTTCCTGGCGAAAATGTTGCTTGTTCTACTTCTGCAAAATAGTTTTCAGGATTACGATTCAATACCATACGTCCCACTTCAATTAATGGATAATCCTTTTGCGACCATACTTTCGTTACGTCAAATGGATCAAAACGATACGTATCAGCATCTTCAAGTGGCATAATCTGCACACATAGTTTCCATGCTGGAAAATCACCATTTGCAATCGCATTGAATAGATCCTCTGTATGATAATCAGGATTCTCTCCCGCTATTTTAGCAGCTAGATCTACATCAAGGTTTTTAACACCTTGTTCTGTTTTAAAGTGATATTTCACCCATACCCCTTCACCTTCCGCATTCACCCATTTGAATGTATGACTTCCAAAACCATGCATATGTCGTAATGTAGCTGGAATACCACGATCAGACATCAAAGTTGTTACTTGATGTAATGATTCAGGTGACAGTGACCAGAAATCCCATACTGCTGTTGGATTTTTTAAATGTGTTTGGGGATCTCTTTTTTGTGTATGAATAAAGTCAGGAAATTTAATCGCATCGCGAATAAAGAATACAGGTGTATTATTTCCGACCAGATCATAATTTCCTTCCTCCGTATAAAATTTCACAGAAAACCCGCGCGGGTCACGAACAGTATCTGATGAACCTAGTTCACCTGCTACTGTTGAAAAACGAATAAACATCGGTGTACGCTTACCCACTTCAGATAAGAAATTTGCTTTCGTATATTTTGATAAATCGTTTGTTACTTCAAAATATCCGTGCGCACCTGCACCTTTTGCATGAACGACACGCTCAGGAATAC harbors:
- the katA gene encoding catalase KatA, which translates into the protein MSNYNKNLTTSWGAPVGDNQNSVTAGSRGPTLIQDVHLLEKLAHFNRERIPERVVHAKGAGAHGYFEVTNDLSKYTKANFLSEVGKRTPMFIRFSTVAGELGSSDTVRDPRGFSVKFYTEEGNYDLVGNNTPVFFIRDAIKFPDFIHTQKRDPQTHLKNPTAVWDFWSLSPESLHQVTTLMSDRGIPATLRHMHGFGSHTFKWVNAEGEGVWVKYHFKTEQGVKNLDVDLAAKIAGENPDYHTEDLFNAIANGDFPAWKLCVQIMPLEDADTYRFDPFDVTKVWSQKDYPLIEVGRMVLNRNPENYFAEVEQATFSPGTLVPGIDVSPDKMLQGRLFAYHDAHRYRVGANHQMLPINRAKNEVNNYQRDGAMRFDNNGGSSVYYEPNSFGGPTETPENKQHELVVSGVTGSVAYDQDDHYTQAGDLYRLLSKEERTRLVDNIVNAMKSVEIEEIKLRQISHFYKADPEYGTRIAQGLGLEVPSEEVVS